A single Rattus norvegicus strain BN/NHsdMcwi chromosome 5, GRCr8, whole genome shotgun sequence DNA region contains:
- the Hdhd3 gene encoding haloacid dehalogenase-like hydrolase domain-containing protein 3, translated as MAHRLQMRLLTWDVKDTLIKVRRPVGEEYASKARAHGVLVEATAVEQAFRQAFRAQSHSFPNYGLSLGLTSRQWWMDVVLHTFRLAGVPDAQAMAPVADQLYEDFSSPFAWRVLEGAETTLKGCRKRGMKLAVVSNFDRRLEDILTGLGLREHFDFVLTSEAVGCPKPDPRIFREALQLACVEPSAAAHVGDSYRCDYQGARAVGMHSFLVVGAEPLDSSVRDAVPKEHILPSLSHLLPALDLLEASSPVS; from the coding sequence ATGGCACACAGGCTCCAGATGCGTCTACTGACGTGGGATGTGAAGGACACCCTGATCAAGGTTCGCCGTCCTGTTGGGGAGGAGTATGCCAGCAAGGCCCGGGCCCATGGAGTGCTGGTGGAAGCCACAGCCGTGGAACAAGCCTTCAGGCAGGCATTTAGAGCTCAGAGCCACAGCTTTCCCAACTATGGGCTGAGCCTCGGCCTTACTTCCCGTCAGTGGTGGATGGACGTGGTCCTACACACCTTCCGCCTGGCAGGCGTCCCAGACGCCCAGGCCATGGCTCCCGTTGCTGACCAGCTATATGAGGACTTCAGCAGTCCTTTTGCATGGCGGGTGTTGGAGGGGGCTGAGACCACCCTAAAGGGGTGCCGTAAGCGGGGTATGAAGCTGGCAGTGGTCTCCAACTTTGACCGACGACTAGAGGATATCCTAACAGGCCTTGGCCTGagagaacattttgattttgttttgacttCTGAGGCTGTGGGCTGTCCTAAGCCGGATCCTCGGATTTTCCGTGAGGCTTTGCAACTCGCTTGTGTAGAGCCTTCAGCGGCAGCTCACGTTGGGGATAGTTACCGCTGTGATTACCAGGGGGCTCGGGCTGTGGGTATGCACAGCTTCCTGGTGGTAGGTGCGGAGCCTCTGGACTcctcagtgagagatgctgtACCTAAAGAACATATTCTAccctccctatcccatctcctgCCTGCCCTTGACCTTCTGGAGGCCTCGAGCCCTGTGTCATGA